TATATCTTCGAGTGGGAATCACTATGCCATCATTTTGTCTAAGTTGGTGATTTAACAATGTTATTCTTTACAGTTAAAATGACAAGTTGCGGAAAAGAGGCGTGGATTTGcgaaattatataatatcaattttacattttttagaaTAAACTTGTTTagtgaaataataataataatcttttttATGATCTAGTCTTGTGTATTTGATCGcatacacaaaaacaaaaaattgctCATAAGCTATTCGAataaattttgatgtttttaataattttatattctcCTTTCAGCAGATTTTTGGAGCAATCACAATCTCCTTCCTCTGAGATAGGATAAATGTTAATGTTCTGGCCGAGTTAACATTGAACCCATGATAAACACATACAAATCGGATTTGAAGTTACCAGTGTACTTTGTGGTCTCTGAAGTGGTATCGACTTTCAGCAAATTCCTGGAGCATTCTCCTTTAATGTTCTGGCTATCTAAACAATGAACACatacaaatttgaaaattatcgTTAGGACTTTCAGCAAATTCCTGGAGCATTCTCCTTTAATGTTTTGGTTATCTAAACAATGAACACatacaaatttgaaaattatcgTTAGGCTTTTTTCTTGCTTGAATAtctgcttctgttttttttttcagatcgcTCAATGGCAAAAGAGAGCTCACAAAAACTGTGAGGGTATTTCGATTTAAAATTGTTAGCTACGGTGGGTAAGATGACTGAGTTGGGCTGCATCTGCCAAAGTCAAGAAATAATCCACTGTGATTCTCATGCGGAGGTAGTCGGAGATAATGCTCAAGAATGCACAAATTATCTTCCAAAGTCAAAGTCAAGAAAGAATGCACAGTGATTCTCATGCTGAGGTAGTCAAAGATAGTGCTCAAGAATGCACAagttttgttataactaaaaatgaaattcaaatctataattaaaattgatttgatattaatatctttttgattattaatattttttaaaatgattatatatttgattgattaatataaacaatcaaatatgtcatattgattaattaattaaatagttCTACTGTGACTTGTCAACAATAGATAAAAATAGCGATTCTATTTTagtgaaataataataatatctctTTCATTTATAATTTGTCAACAATAGATAAAATAATgattctattaattaattaattaattaaatagtaGATTTTTAGAGTTAAAATGACAAGGTGTAGATTCACCAAATTATATACTAATTCTACGTTTTTTAGAATAAAATCCTTTagtgaaataataataataatctcttTCATTTATGATCCAGTCTTGTGTTTTGATCGcatacacaaaaacaaaaaattgctCATGAACTACTCAAATagattttgatgtttttatatttttaatattattttataaatgttgaCGCATAAATCCGGTGTTCATGAGTTTAGTTTAGGGTCAGCTGATTTATCTACAGGAGCGGAGCCATAGAGGTTGGAggggggtcagctgaccccaccttatttataaaatacaagttttgtttttcaagaaaaaatataatgatcCCACCAAATTTTATGGGTTGACCccacaaaaatgaaaacaatgaAAAGGAAAGCTTAATTTAATTAAGCAAGtaataattacaattttaaaaagttatataattattagttatttttagcaaaacataaaaatcaGATTTTGAAATAGGCAAAAACTCTTCCTTAGCCTACTGTTTCATCTCTGCTTTTTGTGAggtagaaaatataaaacatcatgTATGTTCAAgttattttcttttacattaatttaattttgtatattttgctTTGGATTTTATTTAGAATTTGATAAAACATGAAAGCTACTAATGTATTCACAAgcttttgtaaattatttattttttaaagattttggagagttttaatttaaaattttattaaataactgTGAAAATTTGatagaaataaaattatgaaaatagtaTTACAAAATTATGTCGGTgactattttttaaatgattctctcatttttttggttaaaaaatatttaaagatttaaaattaaatcataacaaaaatattttaagctatagaaaataatttttgtaatattattttagctatttataaataattatatatatataggtttatGACCGACCCCTGTACGAAAACATTATGGCTCCGCCACTATTTATCTACAAGAAGAATTATTTTGGAGCTATATATTTAGTAACTGTGAAATACGATTTAGATGGTTATCTCAgaactcaaatatagatgattATTACATGAGGCTTAAAATGATGTATATTTGATTGTTAGACGTCGTCACATTAATATCACCcctaaacttaaaaaaaaattagatactttCTTAATTTGATTAAACATTTATAGAGCAAGAGACATGTCCATATATCACTGTCACTTAGTGAGCTGGGGAGGAAAGGAGCAGCAACCTCACGACGACTTTTCCTAAACACATAATCTAAGCTTTACAGATCCACACATCACTTATGATGAGCTGGAGACGAAAGGCACGCATTAGTGGCAGTGACCAGAAGGACCCGTGTTCGAAATCCCTCAAAATAAACATCGTTTCTTTGTTACTTTCTCGACAACATCTCGAGATCTGAAACCTGATCCTTTATTTACCTTTTTTATTTCCCCTTCTCAAAAGTCGCGGCCTTTGAATAGTGTTCCTCTCTCAAATGTTGACTCATTTCAAGATCTGGCTTATGATGTCATTCCCTTTATaaagctttcttctttctttcttttttaatccCTTCCAGCTAGTACTACCGTAGTAGGTAACTTTTGGGTGGTCTTACTTGCTTTTCAGCAAAAAAAGCTGTCAACTTTCTTCTTGTCTTTGGGGATCTGAGCATCTCAGAAGCTTATATAGGAAATGGGTTTCTCGAAAGCATGATGCTTTCGCTGCCACTTGTAATCTCTTAGTGATTTCGCTGAAGACGAATCAATGTGTAGGTAGGATGCAGAGTAGTCATAGTTAGGTAGCTCATGAGTTCATTGGTACTTGGAGGACTCAAGATGATTGATCAGTTCATCAACTTTGTTATTCGCCCTCCCAGGTACCTTTTACTTCTCTAAAGTCTCAACCTTTTCTTGCATTCAACTGATTGATAGCTGTTGGAACAGGGCTGAGTATGATCCTGATCAGTATTTGTGGGAGAAGGAGTTTAGCATCGGTGGCACTAAGTGTAAAAGACAAGACTTGGAGGCAAGTATGATGGGCAAAACCAGTTACTGTCCTCTTCAATTAGTGGTTTCCTCATGTGGCTAATCTTACAGGGTCTTATGTTTTTCTCTGAAGTAGCTTACAAATTCAAGGGGTCACACCTTGCGTTGCAGTCACTACATTCCTTCATCTTCTTTGGAGAATACTACTCCTCTTCCTTGTGTTATATACTGCCATGGTAATAGGTACATAACTACAGACTTTGCACACTCCTCTTCTTGGAAATGAATTAATATTTGATGAATAAGAACTTCCATCTGAATCAGTGGATGTAGGGCAGACGCAAATGAGGCAGCTATGGTTCTTCTTCCATCTAACATTACTGTTTTCACACTTGACTTCTCCGGCTCTGGCTTATCTGATGGGGATTATGTTAGCCTTGGCTGGCATGAGGTGTGTTTTCCTTGTTCTTACTTACTTTCATAGCCTTCTATTTCTCTTCCAAATAGTTACACTAACCTTTTGCGTGTTAAACTTAAGCTAGAAAGATGATCTCAAGACTGTGGTTTCTTACCTGAGAAGCAGCAATCAGGTGTCTCGTATTGGACTTTGGGGACGATCTATGGGCGCAGTTACCAGGTTACTTCTTGAACTAGCTCTTAATGTCTGTGATCTGGAATGTGTGTCACCTCTCCCACATTCTTCATGTTGTTCTCTTTTGTCATTTAACGAAGTGGTTAATACAATGTGCAGCCTTCTTTATGGAGCAGAAGATCCTTCAATTGCTGGAATGGTCTTAGACAGTGCATTCTCAAACTTATTTGATCTCATGATGGAACTAGTGGATGTCTACAAGATCCGACTTCCTAAATTCACAGTATGCTCTCTTTTTCCCCCAAGTCTGTCATATTCTTCATTGCTTATATCTTCACATGGCTACAAGAGTCCAAGAAGATAGTTCCCTCTCTTATCCCTTCCAATGATGATAGCATACTGTAGACATTCTGAAACTCTAATCTCACTTTTCAATCAGGTTAAAGTGGCTGTACAGTACATGCGGCGAGTAATTCAGAAAAAGGCCAAGTTTAATATCATGGATCTCAATTGTCTCAAGGTGTTATTTAGTTACCTCTTTCTATATTCTTATTCCTCCAAATAATCTTAGCATGAGCCTTTCGATTTTTGTTCCCCCAGGTTTCACCAAAGACTTTTATTCCAGCTTTGTTTGGGCATGCAAGCGGAGACAAATTCATCCAACCTCATCACTCTGACCACATTCTCAAGTGCTATGCGGTTAGAACAAAGTTGCTATCTTTTTTGCATTCATGTCAGTGTTGTTTTTAATGTTATGTAGTAATCTTATAATGCAGGGAGACAAAaacatcatcaagtttgatggtGATCACAACTCCTCACGGCCGCAGTTTTATTATGATTCAGTGTTAATATTCTTCTACAATGTTCTTCGCCCGCCTCAAGTTTCTTCAGCTTGCTCATCTAAACTTGAAAGTTATAGCGGTGCTGGTTTGGACGAGGTAGTTTGCACTCCCCTGGATCAAGTAATCCAAATATCATGTCTGTTTATGTGTCTACACTTAGATAGTATATAAACATAAAGATCTTACCTAGACATTCTACTCGAGTCACTTACAAGGTAGCTCAAAATAGATGAGGGTTAAGAACTTGTGGTCACACGGCATTATGGATTAGTCTCAATTACAGTTAGCATGGTGAAATATGATGCACACGAATCTAACTGCTTGGGTTTTTCCTTTGTACTGCCAGAATTTTCTGTATGAGATCATCTCTGGGCTTCGTTCGGCATGTATAGATGTTgcaagttcttcttcttctgcaccTCCCGCCTCTCTAACCACAAAGCCAACTAATGAGCTCATTTCAGAAGCCATGCCCATTATGGATACTGTATATCTCCTCgcatgaatttttattttctgtttcttgGATTGTTCCTTTTGATAAATCAAATCATTAATGAAACAGGATGACTTGCTTGTAGCAGACAATGATCAGAGCATTGATGAACCTGAGGTAACTGGAGCATGTGGAAacatacattaaatatatatgatgaCTTTGAGCTCCATTTAAATGGAGTCCCTCAAGTGTTAGCCTTTATGAGCCTTGCTGACATTATAGGTTTCGACTGTTGTTATTTGGCAGGGGATGCCTATTGATCAGTTTGAAGAAGGATGTTCATTTACAAGCTCTAACCGGGAAAGCTGGGGTAGATGCTCTTCACTAGGAGGctctgaagaagatgagagcTTGACTGTCGGCGAGGGTGATCAGGTTAATGTTCTTTGAATCTTATACGAAACTGTTAGATGTTTGGATAGTTTCTGATTCATGCCTTCCAGGTCGAGAAAGCTGATATTGGAGACACAGAACATAAGCCAATAGAGTCCACTagacaacaacaagaagaaaaagaagagaggaaggagaagaaaatgaagaaaggAGTTGAAACAGATGCAAAGAAGCCTAAACGAGAGAAACTGGAAAGGTTAGAGGCTTTCAGCAAAAGACTCAGGCTTGGCATCATAAAGCGAGTAAACCATGGAAGACACCGTTCTTCGCAACCTTAACAACAAAGTTCaagaaaatacaataattttgttGTATATGTTCTCTGCATCTTGCCATGTACACATGCAGCAAATCATATCTGTACTACTGTATCGATTGTCAATGCAAATGGACTACATTCCTAATCATATCCTTAGATAATCAAACACACTTCTTttagataaattaataatccGTTCCGAGATTCACCAGAACACAAGTCAccaaatcaaacatcaaaatgGATTTACAACTGTAGAAAAAAGAATCAGAGAAGTTTTTGCTTAAATCATCATGTGATGATTGTTTTTTACGTGATGATATAGACaccattattaatatattagcCGCAGCAACCTCCTTGCGGTGTGGAACCGTCTCTACCACCTGATGGCCCAGGGATTCCTCCGTATCCCACTTTTATTCCATACGACTCATTTGACACATCAAACACaccatcttcaatcttcttgtATATTGTTGCCGCTGTCTTAATAAATGCCTGGCAAAATTTTAAAAGCACAACAAATCATGATTAGTAGTTCTACTCGTGTGTGAATAGTAGGACAAGTAGGGAGCGTTATTCTATAAGTTATGCCTAAATCTAATTCTGGTATTAAATGTTCAATTTGTAACCCAGTTGATATTTCTCATATATGAGAAGGTTACATTGGACACTAGAGAAAGCATGTGGGTCACAAAACGCTCGTATATGTTTACCTCTTCGACGTTCTGAGCAGTCTTGGCAGAGGCCTCCATGAAAATAAGACCGTGCTCCTTTGCAAACTGCTCACCTTCCTCTGTGGTGACTGCCCTTCGGCTGGAAAGATCACACTTATTCCCAATGAGCATAATGGTCATATTAGCGTTAGCATGCTGCCTTGCATCCTCTAGCCAGCTGGCTAGATGGTTAAATGTCTCCCTCCTGCAAAACAAACGAAGAACAATATTGTATTTTGTCACACACTAGACAAAACACAAA
The window above is part of the Brassica napus cultivar Da-Ae chromosome C8, Da-Ae, whole genome shotgun sequence genome. Proteins encoded here:
- the LOC111197925 gene encoding uncharacterized protein LOC111197925 isoform X1 — translated: MSSLVLGGLKMIDQFINFVIRPPRAEYDPDQYLWEKEFSIGGTKCKRQDLELTNSRGHTLRCSHYIPSSSLENTTPLPCVIYCHGNSGCRADANEAAMVLLPSNITVFTLDFSGSGLSDGDYVSLGWHEKDDLKTVVSYLRSSNQVSRIGLWGRSMGAVTSLLYGAEDPSIAGMVLDSAFSNLFDLMMELVDVYKIRLPKFTVKVAVQYMRRVIQKKAKFNIMDLNCLKVSPKTFIPALFGHASGDKFIQPHHSDHILKCYAGDKNIIKFDGDHNSSRPQFYYDSVLIFFYNVLRPPQVSSACSSKLESYSGAGLDENFLYEIISGLRSACIDVASSSSSAPPASLTTKPTNELISEAMPIMDTDDLLVADNDQSIDEPEGMPIDQFEEGCSFTSSNRESWGRCSSLGGSEEDESLTVGEGDQVEKADIGDTEHKPIESTRQQQEEKEERKEKKMKKGVETDAKKPKREKLERLEAFSKRLRLGIIKRVNHGRHRSSQP
- the LOC111197925 gene encoding uncharacterized protein LOC111197925 isoform X2; this translates as MILISICGRRSLASVALSVKDKTWRQLTNSRGHTLRCSHYIPSSSLENTTPLPCVIYCHGNSGCRADANEAAMVLLPSNITVFTLDFSGSGLSDGDYVSLGWHEKDDLKTVVSYLRSSNQVSRIGLWGRSMGAVTSLLYGAEDPSIAGMVLDSAFSNLFDLMMELVDVYKIRLPKFTVKVAVQYMRRVIQKKAKFNIMDLNCLKVSPKTFIPALFGHASGDKFIQPHHSDHILKCYAGDKNIIKFDGDHNSSRPQFYYDSVLIFFYNVLRPPQVSSACSSKLESYSGAGLDENFLYEIISGLRSACIDVASSSSSAPPASLTTKPTNELISEAMPIMDTDDLLVADNDQSIDEPEGMPIDQFEEGCSFTSSNRESWGRCSSLGGSEEDESLTVGEGDQVEKADIGDTEHKPIESTRQQQEEKEERKEKKMKKGVETDAKKPKREKLERLEAFSKRLRLGIIKRVNHGRHRSSQP
- the LOC111211993 gene encoding ras-related protein RABB1c, with the protein product MSYAYLFKYIIIGDTGVGKSCLLLQFTDKRFQPVHDLTIGVEFGARMITIDNKPLKLQIWDTAGQESFRSITRSYYRGAAGALLVYDITRRETFNHLASWLEDARQHANANMTIMLIGNKCDLSSRRAVTTEEGEQFAKEHGLIFMEASAKTAQNVEEAFIKTAATIYKKIEDGVFDVSNESYGIKVGYGGIPGPSGGRDGSTPQGGCCG